The nucleotide window CAAAGCGTGCTGAACCGCTGCGGCGATGCTGTTTTTTGCCTCCGGATAAACCATCTCCATCAGGTTCATCGATGGACGACCGGTGGGCAGACGCAAGAACGGATCGGCACCCGCAAAGATGTGCAGGATCCGGCACTGGGCATCGACCAGAACGCTGGGCGGCATCAGTTCGCCCAACAGGATGTCATACGCTTCGGAAAGGACTTCCGTATTGCGGCGGGGCGGCGGAGATGCAGTGCCGGACGTCCGCGTTGATCCCGCACCGCGCAGCGGCAGATCCCCAAGCATCGTCATGCGTGTGTCGATGGGCAAACGGATGTCACGACGCTTGCGAAAAATTTTCCAGTGGACGTCGATGAATTCGAATTCGTCGCTGATCTCGCCGGCCGTTTCACTGGGACCGAGGAACAAGACGCCGCCGGGCCGAAGGGCAAAGTGAAACAGCGACAGCGTTTTTCGCTGTGCCGGGTTTTGCAAATAGATCAACAGGTTGCGGCAAGTCACCAAATCCATCTGTGTGAACGGCGGATCGTTGATGATATTGTGCGGTGCGAACACCACACGTCGACGCAAATCATTGTTGACGAAGAACCCGTCACGACGTTCGTGAAAGAATCGTTTGCGTCGCTTGGGCGAAACGTCCTTCATCCGTGGTTCGTCGTACACGCCCGCGGCGGCGAACTGAAGCGATTGTCGGTGTGCGTCGGTTGCAAAGATTTTGAAGTCCACGTCACGGCCGCCACGATCCAACGCTTCTTGGATCAGCATTGCCAGTGAATAGGCTTCTTCGCCGGTCGCGCACCCACAAACCCAAACGCGAAGTTGTTCGCCACACTTGGCCAACAATTCGGGGATGACGACGTTCTCCAAGACCTCATAGGCTTCGATGTCGCGAAAAAATCGCGTCACGCCGATCAACAGGTCTTTGTATAGCTCGTTGACCTCCGACGGATGCGAATCGATGTATTGGACGTACTGTTCGACGTTTTCCAAGTGCAACAGTTCGATACGACGCTGGACTCTGCGGCCGACCGTTCCCGATTTGTAGTGGGAAAAATCGATACCGTGGTTCTGCTGCAGCAGTTGAAAGACGCGTGAGATGCCTTTTTCGTCCAGCGGTTCGTCGGCTTCGTCGCGCAACTGGCCGGGCGAGAAATCCCCTGAGGAGTACTTGATCAGCATGTCACCCATCGATTCGGGCGAAAGCACCAAGTGAACGTGGCCGGTTTCTTGGGCGTTCAACGGCATCGCGTCGAACTTACATGTCGCCGGGTCTTGGACGACCGTCAGTCCATCGTTGGAAGCAATTTCGCTGATCCCGCGAGAACCGTCGCTGCCGGTTCCCGACAAGATGATGCCGACGGCAAGCCGGCCGGCATCTTGTGACAACGATCGAAAGAACTGATCGATCGGATGGGACAGAACCTTTTCACGACTGCGTTCGGTCAGCAACAGCTTTCCGCCGCTGACGATCATTTCCATCTTGGGCGGAATCAGATAGATCTTGTTCGGCCGGACGTCCACGCCGTCGTCGACCACTTCCACCGGGATGTCGGTGACGCGTTGCAGCAACTGGTCCATGTGGCTTTTGAATTCCGGCGACAAGTGCTGGATCACCACGAAGGACATGCCGGTATCAAGTGGCATGTTGCGGAACAGAGTCTCCAAAGCTTCCAACCCACCAGCGGACGCGCCGACCCCGACGACGTGATGTTGGATGGAACCGGACCCGCCGGATGGCTCGGACGATGATGGGTTGGATGCTGCTTCGGTCACAGAATTGGGTGGTCGTGGGCGAGGTGCCGTCCAAAAACGCCGTCGACGGCAGGCCTTGGCCATTGGAGCGGTTCAACGGAGCCTTGCGGAATGAATCGAGCTGGATTGGATCGCGTGTGAGTGTGTCTTGGTTGCCGCAGGCGTGACGTGACTGCTTGCCACAGCCGTCGCGATGATGCGGTGGTCGAATTGCTTCAGTTTGTCGTACGCTGTCGATCGTAGGTCCTGTGTCCAAGGTTAAGGTCGGCAACCAGATTCACAAACGGGGCTGCACGCTCGAGGTTGCAGAATCAGGGCGTCGGGTGGCCTTCAATGTGTCACGGTCGGCCGGCTATTAGTTTTTGATACATCTCATGTGTCGGCCCACTGCCATAGGTGAATCGGTGAATTTAGAAACGGGAGCCCGCGATACTGGCGCAAAAGTACAGCGGGGGCAAAGCCGACAGTCACCGCTTAGAAATCGGTGTGCCAAAATCGTTCCGGGTATCACCCGATCGCTTGCAATGTTTGGAAACCCGTCATCCGCGGGCTTCCGCAGACGCGGTGGTCGGCGAATGACCAAAGCCGCCGGCGAAGACTGGCCGGCAATCGGCCAGGTTGGTGCGTGACGGGTCGACGGTCGATGGCTTCGGGCACGTCCAGGCGTCATCCTGTTGACTGTGAACCGCTTGTAATCGCAGCCCAATCGTTAAGAATCCTGGCAGTCCGATTTCGGACACGCCGTGTTTGGTTGGATCGTTTCGCCTGTGGCAAATTTCATGACCGACGATACGTCACCATCGGGCTGGAATCCGACGCCGGAGATCGCTTCATTGCTGGTCACCATCGGATGTTCCGGCGATGCGGCGTCGGATCAATGGTTGGTTTCGTTGCTGGAAGAAATTGTCGACCGGTCGGCGATGCGTTTCGTGGTGTACCGGGCCGATGGCGGTGATACGACGTCGGTCTTCGAGGCGACGCAACGGCTGATCGGCGACGACGCCATCTTGTTGGATTCGACACGCAACATCGGGCCGGGGCAGGTCGCGTTTTGTCCGGCGGGTCGGGTTCCCCGAATGAGGCAGGCCGGTTGTGTCGAATGGATCGAAACGGATGGTGCGACCGACGGACTTTGGGGAACCTTTCTTGCATCGGTCGCCGCAGTGGCCGGACCGTCGGCGGCGGGAATTGTGTTGCGTTCAGGAGACGTCGAACCAGGGTCGGTGGATCCGGCATCGGACGCATCGATCGGCGAAGGCTTGGACGCGATTCGCAAGGTCGGCGGTTGGGCGGTGCGTCTGACATGCCCACGATGTGTCGCACCCAACACGCCGGCAGAGCAGGGCGACGACGATCCCTTTCGACCGAATCACCCGTCCAGCGTGGCGATGGAACTGTCGCGGTTGCTGAAATCCTGTTTGGCGACCAATCCGACCGACGCATCGTTGTTGAAATGGGTCAGCAATCTGGATCGATTCAATCAAGCGGTATTGGAAACCAGTCCGGACGGGATCAAAGTGCTGGATACGCAGGGACGCTTGCTGCAGATCAATCGGGCCGGCTTGCAGCACATGGAGCTGGATGACTTCGCACCGCTGCGGGGCGAATACTGGTGGTCACTGTGGCCGGATGCGACGCGCAGTTTGGTCAAACGCAGCATTCGACAAGCCGAAAAGGATGGAGTGGCCCGTTTCCAAGCGCAACGTCCAACGGCCAAAGGCACCATGCGTTGGTGGGATGTGGTCGTGTCACCGGTCTACGACAGCGACCAGAACGTCACGCGATACGTGGCGGTGTCACGCGATGTCACCAAGCAGCGTCAACAGACCGCCGAACTGTTGGACCGCGAAAAACATCTTCGACGAGTGATCGATCACGTCGTCGGCTTTGTCGGCGTGTTGGATTTGGACGGGACGCTGACCGAAGCCAACCAGCCGGCCATCACCGCCGGTGGTGTTGGCCGCGAAGACGTGATCGGCAAAAAGTTCTGGGACTGTTACTGGTGGAATTACGACCCGTCGGTGGCCGAGCGATTGGAACAAGACATCCGGCGTGTCCAATCCGGCGAAACCGTTCGCTATGACGCGATGGTTCGGATGGCGGGAGACACCCGCATGATGATTGATTTTCAATTGATGCCGGTGACCGACGACAGCGGCAACCTGATCAACATCGTTGCCTCCGGTGTCGATATTTCGGATCGCTATCTGGTCGAAAAAGCGATCCGAGCGGCCAATGCGAAATGGAGTGCTTTGTTTGATCAAAGTCCGGCGTTCATTGGCGTGTTGAACTTGGACGGCACGTTGTCGGAAGTGAACCATACGGCGCTGCAGCCGTGGGGTTTGAAACGCGATGACATGGTCGGACACTTGTTTTGGGAAACGCCGTGGTGGAAAGGGATGTCCAAGAGCCGCCAGTTTTTACGAGACAACTTCAGCGCTGTGTTGGAGGGACACAGTTTCCATCGCGATCTGAGTTACCGCGGCCCCGACGGCAGCCGAAAGATCGTCGACATCTGGTACGTTCCGGCGCGAAACGACGACGGCGAGATCATGTTTGTGATCGCCCATGGCCGTGACGTTACCCAGCAACGACGCAACGAACGGTCGATCAAACTGAACGAACAGCGTTTGCGAGACGCATCGCGATTGGCCGGATTTGGCACACTGCACGCCGATGTCGAATCGGGCATGCAGTTCTTTTCCGACGAACTGAAATCGCTGTTGAAGTATCCGCCGGATGCAAACCTTGACGGGCCGTTGGGAACGATTCCCGAATGGGTCCATCCCGAAGATCTGGACATGATTCAGGATCATTTTCAGAACGAGATCTTGCGAGCGGAGGATCACACGTCGTCGATCGAACATCGTGTCGTCTGTTACGACGGTGAAGTCCGCATGGTCCGGCTGCAGACCCGCACGATTTGCGGCGACGATGATCGGTCCGGCCGGCGACCGGTTCAAATCATCGGAACGTTGCTGGATATCACCGATCAACGGCGGTACGAGTCGGAATTGCGGGCGGCGCGGATCGATGCCGAATCCGCCAACCAAGCCAAAAGTGCATTCTTGGCGAACATGTCGCACGAAATCCGAACACCCATGACGGCGATCTTGGGGTATGCCGACTTGGTCGCAGAGAATGTTAGCGACGATGAGACGTCGGATTACATCCAAACGATTCGCCGCAACGGCAATTATCTGCTGGACTTGATCAACGATATTTTGGATCTATCGAAAATCGAGGCCGACAAGTTCGAAGTCCAGCAGGAAGTCTTTGATCCCGCTCGAGTCGTCGAGGACGTTCGCAGCATCATGGAGGTTCGTGCGGCAGAGAAAGGCTTGTCATTGCAGGTCGACTATGACGGTCGCATCCCACAACAGATCTACAGCGATCCGAAACGTTTGCGGCAGATCTTGATCAACTTGGTCGGCAACGCGATCAAATTCACCCGAACCGGCGACGTCCGTTTGGTCGTGGCACATGAACAACAGCATGGCGACGATGCCATGCGGTTTGAGGTCCATGACTCTGGAATTGGTATTCCGACCGAACAGTTGGGAAAGCTGTTTCAACCATTTTCGCAGGGGGATGCGTCGGTCACACGTCGTTTCGGTGGCACCGGGTTGGGGCTGGCGATCAGTCGTCGCTTGGCCGAATCACTGGGCGGCGACATTGTCGTCGACAGTGAAGTGGAGCACGGCAGCACTTTCACCGTCCGGATCGACCCGGGCGACTTGACCGATGTGGAAATGGTTCAGCCCGGACCGCTGGTGGATATTCCGCCGTCGGAAGACGATTCGGCCCCGGTGTCGCTGGATTGCCACATCTTGGTGACCGATGACCGTCGCGACATCCGCTTTCTAAGTCGACGAATCTTGGTCGACGCGGGAGCGACGGTGACCGAAGCCGAAGACGGCCAGGTGGCTCTGGACAAGGTCGTTGAATCAATCGAACAGGGAAGGCCGTTCGACGTCATTCTGTTGGACATGCAAATGCCCAACCTGGACGGTTATCAAGCCGCGGTGCGGCTTCGCGAGCTTGGGTTCGCGGGGCCGATCGTGGCTTTGACTGCGGATGCCATGCAGGGCGACATGAAGCGGTGCTTGGAATGCGGATGCAACGACTATCTGGCCAAACCGATCAACGCCCAGAATTTATTGCGGCTGGTCGCCCGATTGACTCGGCCCGTGTAATGGGGCCGGCCCAACCGATATTGGCAACAAGCGGTGATTCGCCAGCGTCGCCGAGTTAGGCAAGTTGTACAGCCGCGGCGTTCAGCCGGAGATGCTGTGGATCTCTTTCAGCAGTGACTGCAATTGCGGCTTTGCCTTGGTGAACAACACACTGGCTTCGTTGGGGTCCTCCCGCCGTGCCGCATCAATGATTGGTTGCAGCAATGTCGTCGGATGCCCGGTTTCGAATCCGCTCAGGGTTCCCTTCAGCGAATGGCCGCTGCGCGAGGCTTGTTCCATGTCCTGGTGTGAAATCGCCTGATCCAACTGCTGCAACAACGGCTGGCCATCCTCGTAAGCGATCGCAGCAAGTTCACACAAGATTTCTTCGTCATCGCCGACTCGAACCAGTGCGTCGGAAAATCGTTTTCGTTGCGTCTCGTTCAACCTGAAACCCTGCGTGGTGATGAAAAGTTTTTCTTCGTCGATCGTTGGGGATGGCAAACTAATCGGCCGGTGCGGTTCGTCAAAGTCCAGGAGCTTAGCGTGACGCCACCGCGCAAGGCGATGTCATGGCGCGATGTCATGGAATTGCACAACGGGCACCCCGAATTGACTGCCGGAGGGTTCTTGAGAGGCAATTTTCGTGCCACAGCGTCGGTTCCGTCGGGAACGCACCGTCTGGAACGCAACCGTTCGACGGGATCGAGTCTGGATCGCGACTTTCAGGTGTCTGTAAATGCACCGATCTGGACGCTGGTCGGTCAGGGCTGGGCGTACAAACGTTGCCCACTTATACGGATGATCAAGTCAGACGAATAGCCAAACCATCAGCGGCGCGGTCTTTGCGACCCCAGGTGCGTTCGCAGAGCCGCCCCGCGGTTTTCCGCGGTGCGTGTCTCAATTCATAGCGACGTCGACGCCGCAACGCTGCCCCAGACAAGCCGAAACAACACCGCTTCGTTCATCCGTTGCCCCCAGCCTGCATCATGACCAGCCGACTGATCCCCGAATCGCGAACCCGACGCCTGAACGACCTCGACCCCGTCGACGGCAAGTACGTCTTGTATTGGATGCGGCACAGCCAACGCAGCGAACAAAACCACGCTTTGGAATTCGCGGTCCGCCGCGCGAACGATCTGGGAAAGCCGCTTCTGGTGGGCGTCGGCATCGGTGACGACCCGTCGGTAAGGACCGAGCGACAGATGCGTTTCCAGCTGGAGGGATTGCACGAAACCGCCGGCGCGCTTCAGCGACGAAACATTGCGATGGTCGTCCGCAGGGAAAGTCCGATCGATGTGGCGATGAAGTTGGCGGGCGATGCTTGTGAAGTCGTTTGCGACCGTGGATACCTACGTCATGACCGGCGCTGGGTGGACAGGTTCCAACGCGAAGCCAACCGACCGGTTTGGCAGATCGAATCGAATGTGATCGTCCCGGTTGAAATGGCGTCAGACGATCGTGAGTACGCGGCACGAACCATCCGCTCGCAGCTACAAGAGGCGGCGGAGAAAACGTTGAATGAATTGGCGACCACGCCGGTCGACAACACGGCCGATGGTCTGTCGGTCAACGGGATCGATCTGGATGATCTGGACAACTGCGTCCAATCACTGGACTTGGATCACACGGTCGCCAAGTGTGACGAGTTCGACGGCGGAACATCGCAAGCCAGGTCGCGATTGAATGCGTTCTTAAGCGATTCGTTGGACGAATACCGTGACGACGTCTCGGTGATCCAGCCACATTGTTCGATGTTGAGCCCCTATTTGCACTTTGGACAGATCAGCCCGCTCAAGGTGGCTTTGGAAGTCAGGCAGGCCGGCGCGAACCGAGAAAGCACGGCGGATTTCATCGAGGAACTGTTGGTACGGCGTGAACTGGCGATCAACTTCGTTTACTTCGATTCCGATTATGACGGTCTGGACTGTTTGCCCGATTGGGCCCGCAAAACGCTGGAGAAACACGAATCCGACCCGCGACCGGATCACTACACCGCGTCGGAATTGGAAGACGGCCAGACGGACGATCCGGTTTGGAATGCCGCGATGACGGAGATGCGGTGTCGCGGATACCTGCACAACCATTTGCGGATGTACTGGGGCAAGCGAATTTTGGGCTGGACGAACACCATTCAACACGCGTATCGCGTCACTCTGGATTTGAACAACAAGTACTTCTACGACGGAAACGATCCCAATTCCTATGCCAACGTCGCATGGGTCTTCGGTAATCACGATCGTGCGTTCGGCGAACGAGACGTGTTCGGAAAAGTGCGGACGATGTCGGCCAGCGGGCTGGACCGAAAGATCGACACGGACGCCTATGTGCGATCGATCGCAGAACGTTTCGCGGCATCCAAGGCATAATTCCCGCACACTGGCACGGTGGTTGCTTTTTCATTGGTTATGTCGCGGAACCACACCTAACGGTGGGAAAAGCGGCCCGTCGTATCACGATGGCTACGCAACGGTCTCAATTTGAAAAACCGAAGCGTTCAAAACCGATCCCATTCATCGAAAAACCGATCTCAAGGAATACGAAAATGCTTGCCAACGAACTGATGGTTCAAACCAATCACGGAATCACGTTTCCGGTCGTCGGTGTTGCCGATTTGAATCGCAAAACGGAGCCCCCATGCGGTTGCACGAAACAACCCGATGCACCGGAGATTCAACGGCAAACCAAGCGGGCCGCCACCGTGGCCAATACGCCGGACGGTGCTCAGGTCGGTGATCTGGCGACCGGCGACGCCACCCCCCGCAATCGCTGAACCGCAACGGCGATAGTGCGGCTTGGTCGTTCCCACCGACGGCCTGCTGTGAACGGATAGCTCTTTCGGAATCATCGACCGGCCGCGGCCCCGCTGGCCTTTCCCGTAGTTGGAAGCAGGTGATTCCGGCGGTGCGGGGTATTCCGAGTGTGCTGGTGATGCCGAGACTGCAAATTGTCGGCGACTGTCGCCGCGATCGCCGTCGGGCGGTTGATCGCATGCATTCGGCCAAGCGAACGCCGCAGCCCGCGAAGCGACGTTGAATCTCGCGAAACATCCAGGTTGCCGGATGATGAACCAAGTTCAGACGTCGCCCTGAACATATGACCCGTTTCTGCCCATTCTGGGCACTCACGCCGCGTCTCTCTACGACGCTGGCACGCCACTTGCGTCCGTCGATTGGACTCCGGTCAGTCATGCTGATCGACAAACGGTCCAGACAACCAGTATTCTCTTGTGACGCAAAGCTCTATGACCTCCGGACTCGCCTCCACCGAAACTCAGTCGGCCCCACAATCGAAGTGGTGCAAACCTATGCCCAATCTGTTGGTGATCGATGACGATCGCACCATTTTGACTTTCGCCGAACGATGTTTGGCGCCGATCGCCGATGTGACGACCGCATCGAGTGCCGAAGCGGGATTGCAGGAACTGCGGAACGGCGATTTCGACGCGGTTTTGTTGGATATTCAGCTGCCAGATCAGAATGGTTTGGCCGTCTATTGTGAAATCCGTGAACACGATCGCCGGATCCCCGTGATCTTCATGACGATCGAAGCGGCCAGCGGCACCGCCATCGAAGCGATGCAGCTGGGGGCGTTCGACTACATTGCCAAACCGCTGAGCGCCGAACCGCTGCGTGATCTGGTCGAACGCGCGATCGAGCAGCGTCAGATCAGTAGCGTTCCGGTGGCGATTTCCGCCGATGAGAGCGATGAGCAATCAAACGGCGAGCTTTTCATCGGTCGATCTCCGGCCATGCTGAGCGTTTTCAAGTCGATCGGCAAAGTCAGCAAACAGAACGTTCCGATCCTGGTCCGCGGCGAAAGTGGCACGGGGAAGGAATTGGTTGCACGGGCCCTTTATCAGTACAGCCATCGCAGCGACGAAACCTTCCTGGCGGTCAACTGCGCCGCGCTTCCCGACAATTTGCTCGAAAGCGAGTTGTTCGGCCACGAAAAAGGCGCCTTCACCGGCGCAGAATCGCGGCGGATCGGTAAGTTCGAACAGTGCAACGGCGGCACGTTGTTCCTGGACGAAATCGGCGACATGGCGCCTTCGGTGCAGGCCAAGGTTTTGCGCGTGCTGCAAGAACAACGTTTCGAAAGGGTCGGCGGCAACAAAGAACTGACGACCGATGTGCGGATCATCGCCGCGACAAATCGGCCGTTGGAACAGATGGTCGATGATGGTGATTACCGCGAAGACCTGTTGTACCGGCTTAACGGCGTCACAATAGAATTGCCGCCCCTGCGTGAACGCTTAAGCGATGTCCCGGCGCTGATTCACTTCTTTTTGGTCCAAGCCAAGCAGGAGTTCAACAAGCCCGACTTGGAAGGCCTTTCGCCCGAGGCCGTCGATCTGCTGACCCAGTACCAGTGGCCGGGAAATGTTCGACAGCTTCGTGCCGTGATTCGACGCGCGGTGCTGGACGCCGTCATGCCGGTGATCACCGCCGAAGGATTCCCCAGTGAAATCCGTCGCGTCGCTTCGCCGGAAGGCCAATCATCCGCAACGGATCAAGGCGGCGGCGATGCAGGTTCGACACTGCAACCAGGGCGTGCTTTGCCCGATTTGGTTTCGCGACTGTTGAAGGAAAAGTCCACCAGTCTGTACAGCGAAGCGATGGAGTACATGGAACGCTTCGTCATCGCCGAAGTGCTGCGGCACACCGATGGGAATCAAAGTCAGGCGGCGGAGATCCTGGGCATCACCCGTGGAAAGCTTCGCGATCGAATCAATTCGTACAACATCACACTGAAAGCAGACGTTCAAGTCGATGCGGTTGATTGAGCCAAGACTTGGTTGGATGGTTTGGGACGGTTGCTGTTCCGGTTTCTGGCCGAAGCGTCTAGAGGCCGGCCGGTACCACGCACATTGAATGTGCGAATTCTTGGGCCGGCATCTTTGCCGGCTGGCCGTTGATCACGCAAAAAAAAGAGCTGCATGGATCTCATGCAGCTCAATGTCTTTGCCAAGGTCAACGGTCGCGTTCAGATAAAGCGACCGTTGAACAAGGTCTGATGGTCGGATCAGGGTTTGATTTTCCAGCCGACCACGACTCCGAACGCGAACGCCCAACATGCGGCGACGTCCGGATGATCTTTGGCGTAAGATTTTGCCAAGCTGAAAAGATCTTGTGCCGGCTCCTTCACGTAATGATCGGCTGCGCGTGAACCGTAGGTCGCTGCGGTGTTTGCGGCTTTCTGCATGGTTTCACGAGCTTGCTCGGTTGCCTGGCCCGTTTCCGGATGATTGGTGGTGGTGCTGTTATCCATGATTATCTCCTGTGCAATGGCGTGGTGGTGGTCGGATCGACCGGGAATGGTTCGTCGCCGGGTGTGGGCGACGTGGTGGTGACGTACGACGAATCAACGTCGTGGTACCGCGGATCAAAATCCGTGGGCGGTTCTTTGTGTCTTGGGAAAGACTCGTCGCGAAAGACGTTGCGTGGCGAGCTTTCCGGTGCAACCAAAGTGGCTTTCAACCAGCGGAAGTTCTCCGCCATTTCCGACTGAGATTGGCCCAAGGCTTCACCAACTTTTCCGACGGCGGATGCCGCCAGTGCTAGCAGCCCGCCGACGATCGCGAACATCAGTACGGACACGATCAGCAATGAAGCTCCCGTGGAGAGTCCCGATAGCTCGTGCAGCACAAAACCCAGTGCCATGATGAACACGGTCAGGGTTGCGCCGCCGAGTGCCAGCGCGGTGATCGACAATGCGGCGGCTTTCGTTGCTTTTCGCTGTGCCGCCTGGGCGTCCACGCTGAATAGCTGGATCTGTAGTTCGAACAAATCCAGAATGTCGCGCAAGACACGTCGGATGGGTGTTGTTTTCGTCATCGGATCACTTCAGCTTTCGTTTGACGATCCACCCCATCGTCGCCCCAACGGTTGCCGCCGCGATTACGGCGGCGACACTATGGCGACCGATCAGGTTGCGAACACGTTGATTGACTGATGGTCCCGAAACGTCCGAAGGGTCGCCCCGCATTGGGGCTGTGGACGGACGCGACGCGACGGTATGTCCGGTCGATGGCGAACTCGTTTGGCGACGGCCGTCATCGTAATAGTCCGGCCGGCCGTTGTTTCTTGGTGGTGCAATCATGGTTGTTGGATCACTTTCGGTTGCCCCCGGACGATCGTCCTAGGAAGGCGGACTCCAGTTGGCTGGCGGCGAATCGTGTCGCCTGACGCATTGCGATCGCGCCGATTGCCCCGGCCAAACCGCCCAGAATGCTCTTCTTGGGAACAGGCGGACTGTCCGATGGCGACGCGCGGTGATGTCGGGCGGCAGCGACGTGATGCGTCCCTGGTGAGGAAGCGTCTTTTCGCCGAGGCACCAAGGCGTACGCGACCGCGGCAGTCGTCGCTAACGTCAGCACGGGGAACCTGCGGACGTAGTACCGCCAATCGGTAAGCTGTTGGACTTGGTGCCGGGCGTTGTCGACGTCGTAGGGCAATTCGGTCCGAATTTCCCTCATCCGTCTCTTGATCGCTTCGGCCTGTTTTTCGGTGGCGAGCGTTTTGGTCATGATCAGTCGTCGTCTTACAATTTCACCGGCGCTTGTTCATGAAGAACAGCGCACCTGCGGCCAGTCCCAGTCCGAATGCCACTGCCAACGCTTCGCCCGGACGCGA belongs to Crateriforma spongiae and includes:
- a CDS encoding Hpt domain-containing protein, whose translation is MNETQRKRFSDALVRVGDDEEILCELAAIAYEDGQPLLQQLDQAISHQDMEQASRSGHSLKGTLSGFETGHPTTLLQPIIDAARREDPNEASVLFTKAKPQLQSLLKEIHSISG
- a CDS encoding PAS domain-containing hybrid sensor histidine kinase/response regulator; this encodes MTDDTSPSGWNPTPEIASLLVTIGCSGDAASDQWLVSLLEEIVDRSAMRFVVYRADGGDTTSVFEATQRLIGDDAILLDSTRNIGPGQVAFCPAGRVPRMRQAGCVEWIETDGATDGLWGTFLASVAAVAGPSAAGIVLRSGDVEPGSVDPASDASIGEGLDAIRKVGGWAVRLTCPRCVAPNTPAEQGDDDPFRPNHPSSVAMELSRLLKSCLATNPTDASLLKWVSNLDRFNQAVLETSPDGIKVLDTQGRLLQINRAGLQHMELDDFAPLRGEYWWSLWPDATRSLVKRSIRQAEKDGVARFQAQRPTAKGTMRWWDVVVSPVYDSDQNVTRYVAVSRDVTKQRQQTAELLDREKHLRRVIDHVVGFVGVLDLDGTLTEANQPAITAGGVGREDVIGKKFWDCYWWNYDPSVAERLEQDIRRVQSGETVRYDAMVRMAGDTRMMIDFQLMPVTDDSGNLINIVASGVDISDRYLVEKAIRAANAKWSALFDQSPAFIGVLNLDGTLSEVNHTALQPWGLKRDDMVGHLFWETPWWKGMSKSRQFLRDNFSAVLEGHSFHRDLSYRGPDGSRKIVDIWYVPARNDDGEIMFVIAHGRDVTQQRRNERSIKLNEQRLRDASRLAGFGTLHADVESGMQFFSDELKSLLKYPPDANLDGPLGTIPEWVHPEDLDMIQDHFQNEILRAEDHTSSIEHRVVCYDGEVRMVRLQTRTICGDDDRSGRRPVQIIGTLLDITDQRRYESELRAARIDAESANQAKSAFLANMSHEIRTPMTAILGYADLVAENVSDDETSDYIQTIRRNGNYLLDLINDILDLSKIEADKFEVQQEVFDPARVVEDVRSIMEVRAAEKGLSLQVDYDGRIPQQIYSDPKRLRQILINLVGNAIKFTRTGDVRLVVAHEQQHGDDAMRFEVHDSGIGIPTEQLGKLFQPFSQGDASVTRRFGGTGLGLAISRRLAESLGGDIVVDSEVEHGSTFTVRIDPGDLTDVEMVQPGPLVDIPPSEDDSAPVSLDCHILVTDDRRDIRFLSRRILVDAGATVTEAEDGQVALDKVVESIEQGRPFDVILLDMQMPNLDGYQAAVRLRELGFAGPIVALTADAMQGDMKRCLECGCNDYLAKPINAQNLLRLVARLTRPV
- a CDS encoding deoxyribodipyrimidine photo-lyase, which encodes MTSRLIPESRTRRLNDLDPVDGKYVLYWMRHSQRSEQNHALEFAVRRANDLGKPLLVGVGIGDDPSVRTERQMRFQLEGLHETAGALQRRNIAMVVRRESPIDVAMKLAGDACEVVCDRGYLRHDRRWVDRFQREANRPVWQIESNVIVPVEMASDDREYAARTIRSQLQEAAEKTLNELATTPVDNTADGLSVNGIDLDDLDNCVQSLDLDHTVAKCDEFDGGTSQARSRLNAFLSDSLDEYRDDVSVIQPHCSMLSPYLHFGQISPLKVALEVRQAGANRESTADFIEELLVRRELAINFVYFDSDYDGLDCLPDWARKTLEKHESDPRPDHYTASELEDGQTDDPVWNAAMTEMRCRGYLHNHLRMYWGKRILGWTNTIQHAYRVTLDLNNKYFYDGNDPNSYANVAWVFGNHDRAFGERDVFGKVRTMSASGLDRKIDTDAYVRSIAERFAASKA
- a CDS encoding phage holin family protein produces the protein MTKTTPIRRVLRDILDLFELQIQLFSVDAQAAQRKATKAAALSITALALGGATLTVFIMALGFVLHELSGLSTGASLLIVSVLMFAIVGGLLALAASAVGKVGEALGQSQSEMAENFRWLKATLVAPESSPRNVFRDESFPRHKEPPTDFDPRYHDVDSSYVTTTSPTPGDEPFPVDPTTTTPLHRR
- a CDS encoding sigma-54-dependent transcriptional regulator, yielding MPNLLVIDDDRTILTFAERCLAPIADVTTASSAEAGLQELRNGDFDAVLLDIQLPDQNGLAVYCEIREHDRRIPVIFMTIEAASGTAIEAMQLGAFDYIAKPLSAEPLRDLVERAIEQRQISSVPVAISADESDEQSNGELFIGRSPAMLSVFKSIGKVSKQNVPILVRGESGTGKELVARALYQYSHRSDETFLAVNCAALPDNLLESELFGHEKGAFTGAESRRIGKFEQCNGGTLFLDEIGDMAPSVQAKVLRVLQEQRFERVGGNKELTTDVRIIAATNRPLEQMVDDGDYREDLLYRLNGVTIELPPLRERLSDVPALIHFFLVQAKQEFNKPDLEGLSPEAVDLLTQYQWPGNVRQLRAVIRRAVLDAVMPVITAEGFPSEIRRVASPEGQSSATDQGGGDAGSTLQPGRALPDLVSRLLKEKSTSLYSEAMEYMERFVIAEVLRHTDGNQSQAAEILGITRGKLRDRINSYNITLKADVQVDAVD